A window from Hemicordylus capensis ecotype Gifberg chromosome 2, rHemCap1.1.pri, whole genome shotgun sequence encodes these proteins:
- the LOC128343447 gene encoding uncharacterized protein LOC128343447 isoform X8: protein MMVSAPGVTTHAIEQVTECLSSCLFLFFSPSMLDLVLECSNKYGVECCGDAWEPISENELCAYLGLRILAGVYRSCGESLEELWSSEDGRPVFRGTMSLGTFKKISRVLRFADQAQCQRTSWGNKLAPVADLWNMFVETLPKCFVPHENVTIGEQLVTFRGSCPFRRYMPPKAAKYGIKFWLCYDSVTSYVLNADISTKRECSALAPANLEDIVMKLAKTVEGSGRNVTTGNSFTSVELARELLTKQLTLVGAVKKNRPEVPQEFLGNRSRRAHSSIFGFQGDLTLVSYVPKRGKAVILLSSLHMGSGRSATEGKPEVLHFYNKKISCVETCNRLISLYTTKRVGRHWPLVVFSNILDIACLNAYIIWISCHPDWNATSHRRRRLFLLQVGKEMVTPLLQSRNIGSLPEPAREAACRVSGRGPGSRKRGRCYVCPRKKDRKVQQKCPKCGLFVCSEHMLFTCCECTNK from the coding sequence ATGATGGTCTCTGCTCCTGGGGTGACCACCCACGCCATTGAGCAAGTGACTGAATGCCTTTCCTCCTGCCTATTCCTGTTCTTCTCTCCATCTATGCTGGACCTTGTCCTTGAGTGCAGCAACAAATATGGGGTTGAGTGCTGTGGGGACGCTTGGGAGCCCATCTCTGAAAATGAACTCTGTGCCTATCTTGGGCTTCGCATCTTGGCAGGAGTGTACAGATCCTGTGGGGAGAGTTTGGAGGAACTGTGGTCCAGCGAGGATGGTAGACCCGTCTTCAGAGGGACCATGTCGCTGGGGACCTTCAAAAAAATCTCAAGGGTTCTGAGATTTGCTGACCAGGCTCAGTGCCAAAGGACCAGCTGGGGTAACAAACTGGCCCCTGTGGCTGACCTGTGGAACATGTTTGTGGAAACGCTGCCAAAGTGTTTTGTCCCACATGAGAACGTGACGATAGGTGAACAGCTGGTCACCTTCCGAGGTAGTTGTCCCTTCAGACGGTATATGCCACCCAAAGCTGCCAAATACGGAATAAAATTCTGGCTGTGTTACGATTCCGTCACCTCCTATGTCCTCAACGCTGACATATCTACAAAGAGAGAATGCAGTGCCCTAGCACCAGCGAACTTGGAGGACATTGTGATGAAATTGGCTAAGACTGTGGAGGGAAGTGGAAGAAATGTCACAACAGGCAACTCATTTACAAGTGTGGAACTCGCCAGGGAGCTGCTGACAAAACAATTGACTCTGGTTGGGGCAGTGAAAAAGAACAGGCCAGAGGTTCCACAGGAGTTCCTTGGCAACAGGTCCAGAAGGGCCCACAGTAGCATATTTGGCTTCCAAGGAGACCTGACTCTTGTTAGCTATGTCCCAAAGAGAGGGAAAGCTGTCATCCTTCTGTCGTCTTTGCACATGGGCTCTGGTAGAAGTGCCACAGAAGGAAAGCCAGAGGTCCTCCACTTCTACAATAAAAAAATCAGCTGCGTGGAGACCTGCAATCGACTGATCTCCCTCTACACCACCAAACGGGTTGGAAGGCATTGGCCCCTGGTTGTGTTTTCCAACATCCTGGACATTGCTTGCTTGAACGCTTACATCATTTGGATTTCTTGTCACCCTGACTGGAACGCCACCAGTCATCGCCGGAGGAGACTTTTCCTGCTGCAGGTGGGAAAGGAGATGGTGACGCCTCTGCTGCAAAGCAGGAACATCGGCAGCTTGCCAGAGCCTGCTAGGGAGGCCGCATGCCGTGTGTCTGGAAGAGGCCCCGGCAGCAGGAAGAGAGGCAGGTGTTATGTGTGCCCTAGGAAAAAGGACAGAAAGGTCCAGCAGAAATGTCCAAAGTGTGGGCTGTTTGTATGTTCAGAACACATGTTGTTCACCTGCTGTGAATGTACAAACAAGTAA